From the Microplitis mediator isolate UGA2020A chromosome 6, iyMicMedi2.1, whole genome shotgun sequence genome, one window contains:
- the LOC130669287 gene encoding protein Smaug, producing the protein MKWAPGALFCEQVGELTRVFSQWNECEQTVVLYALLRRIPAVQARFLAQAVQHSLHALSELDTQELNANNPAFINSLLSESTEVAINQLLAHLPLLRPGNVECKQCYLVAIPELVSHCVSTGQFTEQTQQLLSYTLIHPAITSQDRRSLTQWLKHLEERITGTPPIHSLEEYTNPSNKWEITWSRGGETRSSKQHQQHPNKASHLFTGNGGSGGGQSGNNTFNVQFPPQIIRQRRSNSLTPPVAPPHHLEVAERTNNTHNSTRHKPRSFSVSGDNSSGLIGLGPLSPQSSCTSSGSEGRLDEASSRPLSSGMRDVPRWLKTLRLHKYSYLFTTMSYDEMLQLTEDQLAEQGVTKGARHKLALSISKLQQRYSTLVKLEKELLTPIDTLETFGDGPALLLVSTLDELNTILMTPLKPSQEDDPQDIPAQFTKVIGKLCSRLVLDMIDEQILVGCINVLEKVLQHDCFTPNQKEKVQQWRSRLGNPRPTPKWAYGNYSNRRFYINPHTKKPSIYRAPVHDNHLQNNKFMTSSHRNSISTPYLQNNHNHGINSNILRTIHVAEKRPSLQENSLEQLQKTLQRTFSAPRDHFLSQNNTSLETTEPEINSRLESLCIRMTEQAIGNFGEA; encoded by the exons ATGAAGTGGGCACCGGGTGCATTATTTTGCGAGCAAGTTGGCGAACTTACTCGTGTATTTTCACAGTGGAATGAGTGTGAACAAACAGTTGTACTGTACGCTCTTTTACGCCGAATACCAGCAGTACAAGCACGATTTTTGGCACAAGCAGTACAGCATTCGCTTCATGCATTATCTGAACTCGATACGCAAGAGCTTAATGCCAACAATCCAG CTTTCATCAATTCCCTGCTGTCAGAGTCAACTGAAGTTGCGATAAATCAACTACTAGCTCATCTGCCACTTTTACGACCTGGTAATGTTGAATGTAAGCAATGTTATCTTGTGGCTATTCCTGAATTAGTAAGCCACTGTGTTAGCACTGGACAATTTACTGAACAAACTCAACAACTATTGAGTTATACATTAATACATCCAGCAATAACAAGCCAGGATCGTAGATCATTAACCCAGTGGTTAAAACATTTAGAAGAAAGAATAACCGGTACTCCACCTATTCATAGTTTAGAAGAGTACACTAATCCATCAAACAAATGGGAGATCACGTGGAGTAGAGGAGGAGAGACCAGAAGTTCAAAACAACATCAACAGCATCCTAATAAAGCATCACATTTGTTTACTGGTAATGGTGGCAGTGGTGGCGGACAGTCGGGCAATAATACATTTAATGTACAATTTCCACCGCAAATTATTCGTCAGCGAAGATCAAACAGTTTAACACCACCAGTTGCACCACCTCATCATCTAGAAGTTGCTGAACGTACTAATAATACTCATAATAGTACCAGACACAAACCACGTAGTTTCAGTGTGTCTGGTGATAACTCCAGCGGTCTTATTGGTTTGGGTCCTCTCAGTCCCCAGAGTTCGTGTACCAGCAGCGGCAGCGAGGGACGCTTGGATGAAGCATCGAGTCGTCCACTCAGCAGCGGAATGCGCGATGTACCGCGTTGGTTAAAAACACTACGCTTACATAAATATAGCTATCTTTTTACGACGATGAGTTACGATGAGATGTTGCAATTAACAGAAGATCAATTAGCTGAACAAGGTGTCACCAAAGGTGCACGTCATAAATTAGCATTGTCAATTAGCAAATTGCAACAACGTTACTCGACTCTTGTTAAATTAGAAAAAGAATTATTGACACCGATTGATACCCTTGAAACTTTTGGTGACGGACCAGCTCTGTTACTTGTTTCTACTCTCGACGAACTTAATACGATTCTTATGACACCCCTAAAACCAAGTCAGGAAGATGATCCCCAGGATATTCCAGCACAGTTTACTAAAGTTATTGGCAAAT TATGTAGCAGATTGGTATTGGATATGATTGATGAACAGATTCTCGTCGGCTGCATTAATGTTCTAGAAAAAGTTCTTCAACATGATTGTTTCACTCCAAATCAGAAAGAGAAGGTACAACAGTGGCGCAGTCGATTGGGAAACCCACGACCTACAccaaa GTGGGCTTATGGAAATTACAGCAATAGACGATTTTACATAAATCCGCACACTAAAAAACCCAGTATCTACAGAGCTCCAGTTCATGATAATCACttacaaaataataagtttatgACAAGTTCACACAGAAATAGTATTTCAACACCGTACTTACagaataatcataatcatggAATTAATTCGAATATTTTACGAACAATTCATGTTGCTGAAAAACGACCGAGCTTACAAGAAAATAGTTTAGag CAATTGCAAAAAACTCTACAACGTACATTTAGTGCGCCGCGTGATCACTTTCTCAGTCAAAATAACACATCATTAGAAACGACCGAGCCAGAAATAAATTCAAGACTTGAATCACTGTGTATACGTATGACTGAGCAAGCTATTGGCAATTTCGGTGAggcttaa
- the LOC130669288 gene encoding protein yippee-like 5 translates to MGVIFLEHIGGTRLFSCASCDTNLTNRNQLISTRFTGATGRAFLFNKVVNLNYSEVQDRVMLTGRHMVRDVSCKNCDAKLGWVYEFATDDNQRYKEGRVILERALVTETDGMGENI, encoded by the exons atgggtgtaatttttcttgagcATATTGGAGGTACTCGTCTATTTTCTTGTGCTTCCTGTGACACTAATTTAACAAACAGAAATCAGCTGATCAGTACACGATTCACAGGAGCGACTGGACGAgcttttctttttaataaagtcgttaatttgaattatag TGAAGTTCAAGATCGTGTAATGCTGACAGGAAGACACATGGTCAGAGATGTGAGCTGTAAAAATTGTGATGCTAAACTTGGCTGGGTTTATGAGTTCGCAACTGATGACAATCAACGTTACAAAGAAGGACGTGTTATTTTAGAAAGAGCTCTTGTTACTGAAACTGATGGAATGGGCGAGAATATTTAA